Proteins from a genomic interval of Synechococcus sp. A15-28:
- a CDS encoding autotransporter-associated beta strand repeat-containing protein, with product MASTGSKNFIRFSLGVFLGMSSILNQSPASAEIRAGQGKGFDTKVNGQKGGRCSAGVCRISGGKKSGRNKFMRFKDFDTRGKIKSVQIDTGGKRNLVVGVTSPLGTHINKSIQFSSKANLYWLSPGGIHLGSGVGFVNVPSLNLSTTRSLRFGDGLFDVFKTRAANLDALKGNPLPGALGFSGTDSLDVVNHADDTVPVIQMEGIDIRIDRDLFADAPGGVVAVRESKISVGNDQVDRARLTLTGEEVVVGDGTELMAVQTGGGGKIEVGGSWQNSDETVRQAITTKIEEGAVLDASAIIDGDGGEIVVWSDINNPESVTTVGGQLLASGGDKEGDGGHIETSGFELYVAGIDVDATAIQGEQGLWLLDPFDYTLTSSEATAIVTALEAGNDVSISTASSSSSVGSGSVAASGSESAEAGTITVSSEVNVDSGAGGSLSLVADKDIIINASIISDGSASSKDLTLDSKTGVAINSGASIDWNPGSSSNVFVTASDSGGLSGAGGVVVAQGTVLDVTQAGDTTFSGVISGAGALSKAGSGTTTLSGANTYTGTTTISAGTLKVTGSLADTTAVTVESGATYDVDSSDTIGSLAGAGAIQLASGVTLTAGGLSNLNTTSEDFSSSSDGTGSLITSSSQISGQQGVNNSFDNGSQVKSLFFGRVDASDRQATTDSFDPTDGATITFDFIYGDDFNGGEEVELGEEVILEYSIDGGSYTSGLEITISSSSRQWNKYSYSIPDSVVDSLASGSTATFRFRQKSFSAGGSGIFDHWGLDNLSLKTGADASTEISGVISGDGAFSKAGSGTTTLSGANTYTGTTTISAGTLKLTGSLANTALSVSSGATFDVDATDEIGSISGSGDIDVASGVKLTAGGLSNASTTFSGVISGDGAFSKAGSGTTTLSGANTFSGETSINEGTLLVSGSLSDSTLVDVASGANYKVGSDDTIGGLQGAGSADLNSNTLTVNNADTNGSTTFSGVIAGSGSGSSLTKEGSGTLELSGASTYEGATSLSAGTLKVTGSLANTALSVSSGATFDVDATDEIGSISGSGDIDLASGVTLTAGGLNNASTTFSGVISGDGAFSKAGSGTTTLSGANTFSGETSINEGTLLLSGSLSDSTVVDVASGANYKVGSNDTIGGLQGAGNADLNSNTLTVNIADSDGSTTFSGVIAGSGSGSSLTKEGSGTLKLSGANTYEGATSVSAGVLEISSASALGATTRGIASSGTSIDQGAALHIVGGSSTDDFLLAEQLALGSSSGSGEAIIQLVSGSATITNPFELTGDSALEALSGELLLNDTTSLSAAAMVTVGSSCGSSSSCNLRIGGNASGGGGTVSTFFDSIAPSLSDGINLRNTIGDIAYDQALTVNNNGAFKLAGDSTIAGAVSIDSADIQFSSANALLSSTNISLENNAKISSLTDIPLGTSSGGSLASVTLGPGDQTLFVASGSTVSIDNMTFSGPGNFVKDGEGTLKYFDSSSGGLGELTYSGSTKVVAGRLTVNAGSASRASLTATCSGSGTSNLCSSQISASPSLELTPEPEEEDEPDPTLELTPESILDQPTFGDPGGLPPFGDPGELPPFGDPGELPPFGDPGELPPFDDPGELPPFGDPGELPPFDDPGELPPFDDLGDQQPFGGPETIDAFISTFVTEGNVETIADAIAVIETTATMPMVSPSVDVAAAPEMSTSTSTASMSPNAPVSAASTSDVVSVVAATTETGSTDASSSVNDTVETVAASLVPSSLSAEGTSVDLSLGDSFQVATVSSEGSSTSSTATSSVGVASATSESTAASATADVSNSEASSGSDTAAGSETSAAGESGEAAGETSDSAATDSSDDSAATDSSEDTSTEEGGTDDSADEADADAEAEGDAEGEGDAEGEGDAEGEGDGEGETEGEGDAEAGSDEEGEGSSEGDQGGSGGQESAPSAAVNVKRVDASQALAGVSEGDSAATDRAVGALNLPKLSGRRTPSAGQIGNYLQQLRQQIAGGQ from the coding sequence ATGGCATCAACTGGTTCCAAGAACTTCATTCGTTTCTCCTTGGGTGTGTTCCTGGGGATGTCAAGCATCTTGAACCAGTCTCCAGCTTCTGCGGAGATTCGTGCTGGACAAGGTAAAGGGTTCGACACCAAGGTGAACGGCCAGAAAGGTGGGCGCTGCAGTGCTGGTGTGTGCCGCATCAGTGGTGGTAAGAAATCTGGCCGCAATAAATTCATGCGGTTCAAGGATTTCGACACCCGCGGCAAGATCAAGAGCGTTCAAATTGATACAGGAGGTAAGCGTAATCTTGTAGTGGGTGTGACATCACCTCTCGGTACACATATTAATAAATCTATTCAGTTTTCGTCAAAGGCAAATCTGTACTGGCTATCGCCAGGAGGGATTCATCTTGGATCGGGTGTAGGGTTCGTTAATGTACCAAGCTTGAATCTGAGTACCACTAGATCGCTGCGTTTTGGCGATGGACTGTTCGACGTATTCAAGACTCGAGCCGCCAATCTTGATGCGCTGAAAGGAAACCCGCTCCCGGGAGCGCTTGGGTTCAGCGGTACGGATTCGCTGGATGTTGTCAATCATGCCGATGACACGGTCCCGGTGATTCAGATGGAGGGGATTGATATCCGAATTGATCGTGATTTGTTTGCTGACGCACCGGGTGGAGTTGTGGCGGTGCGGGAGAGCAAGATAAGTGTTGGCAATGATCAAGTCGACCGAGCACGGTTGACGTTGACAGGAGAAGAGGTTGTTGTTGGCGATGGTACGGAATTAATGGCGGTGCAAACCGGTGGTGGTGGAAAGATTGAAGTCGGCGGCAGTTGGCAAAATAGTGATGAAACGGTGCGCCAGGCGATCACTACTAAGATTGAAGAAGGAGCGGTGCTGGATGCGTCTGCCATTATTGATGGTGATGGTGGTGAAATTGTAGTGTGGAGTGATATCAACAACCCTGAGTCGGTGACAACTGTTGGAGGACAGTTGTTGGCGAGTGGTGGTGATAAAGAAGGGGATGGAGGTCATATTGAAACATCTGGCTTTGAGTTGTATGTGGCTGGAATTGATGTGGATGCCACTGCAATTCAAGGAGAGCAAGGTTTGTGGCTATTGGATCCGTTTGATTACACCTTGACTTCTTCTGAGGCTACGGCAATTGTTACTGCCCTAGAAGCTGGAAATGATGTCTCTATATCAACTGCATCCTCCTCAAGTAGTGTCGGGAGTGGCTCAGTCGCAGCATCTGGATCAGAAAGTGCAGAGGCCGGAACAATCACTGTTTCAAGTGAGGTAAATGTTGACTCTGGTGCTGGCGGTAGCTTGTCGCTAGTTGCTGATAAAGATATAATCATTAATGCTTCTATCATAAGTGACGGATCTGCGAGTAGTAAAGATTTGACGCTTGACTCCAAGACAGGTGTTGCGATCAATTCGGGGGCATCAATCGATTGGAATCCAGGATCATCATCAAACGTTTTCGTTACGGCATCTGACTCTGGTGGTTTGTCAGGAGCTGGTGGAGTTGTTGTCGCACAGGGAACAGTTTTGGATGTTACACAAGCCGGTGATACTACTTTCTCTGGAGTGATCTCAGGGGCTGGCGCTTTGAGTAAGGCTGGAAGTGGGACAACGACTCTTTCGGGTGCAAATACGTATACGGGTACGACAACAATATCGGCCGGAACGTTGAAAGTTACTGGCTCACTTGCCGATACGACAGCGGTAACAGTGGAAAGTGGTGCAACCTACGACGTTGATTCAAGCGACACTATCGGTTCACTCGCAGGAGCGGGAGCGATCCAATTGGCGTCAGGTGTAACGTTGACTGCAGGAGGTTTGAGTAATTTAAATACAACTTCTGAGGATTTTTCGTCAAGTAGTGATGGAACTGGAAGTTTAATCACCTCGTCTAGTCAGATTTCGGGCCAACAAGGAGTTAACAATTCATTTGATAATGGTAGTCAAGTTAAATCACTATTTTTTGGCAGGGTCGACGCATCTGATAGGCAAGCTACAACGGATAGTTTTGACCCTACAGATGGCGCGACAATTACATTCGATTTTATTTATGGAGACGACTTCAATGGTGGCGAGGAAGTTGAACTAGGCGAAGAAGTTATTTTAGAATATTCCATTGATGGAGGTTCATATACGTCCGGGTTGGAAATTACTATTTCCTCTTCTAGTAGGCAATGGAATAAATATTCATACTCTATTCCTGATTCTGTAGTAGATAGCCTTGCTTCAGGAAGCACCGCTACTTTTCGTTTCCGTCAGAAGAGTTTTAGTGCGGGGGGGAGTGGTATTTTTGACCACTGGGGACTTGATAATCTATCTCTGAAAACTGGAGCAGACGCCAGTACAGAAATCTCAGGTGTGATTTCTGGTGATGGTGCTTTTTCGAAGGCCGGAAGTGGGACTACAACACTATCAGGTGCAAATACGTATACGGGGACGACAACAATATCGGCCGGAACGTTGAAACTTACTGGCTCACTTGCGAATACAGCTTTAAGCGTAAGTAGTGGTGCAACATTCGATGTTGATGCTACAGATGAGATTGGTTCAATATCAGGATCTGGCGATATTGATGTAGCTTCAGGTGTCAAATTGACTGCTGGTGGGTTGAGCAATGCGAGTACTACATTTTCTGGTGTGATTTCTGGTGATGGTGCTTTTTCGAAGGCTGGGAGCGGGACCACGACACTATCAGGTGCAAATACTTTTTCGGGTGAGACATCGATTAATGAGGGAACCCTTTTAGTGTCAGGCTCTCTTTCAGACTCAACATTGGTGGATGTTGCCAGTGGAGCGAATTATAAAGTTGGTTCTGATGACACGATCGGTGGGTTGCAAGGTGCCGGAAGCGCTGATCTCAATTCAAATACTCTTACCGTCAATAATGCTGATACTAATGGGTCGACAACTTTCTCTGGCGTGATTGCTGGTTCAGGAAGTGGGTCATCATTGACTAAGGAAGGATCCGGAACATTGGAGTTGTCTGGAGCAAGTACTTATGAAGGAGCAACGTCGTTATCGGCCGGAACGTTGAAAGTTACTGGCTCACTTGCGAATACAGCTTTAAGTGTAAGTAGTGGTGCAACATTTGATGTTGATGCTACAGATGAGATTGGTTCAATATCAGGATCTGGCGACATTGATTTAGCTTCAGGTGTCACCTTAACTGCTGGTGGATTGAACAATGCGAGTACTACATTTTCTGGTGTGATTTCTGGTGATGGTGCTTTTTCGAAGGCCGGAAGTGGGACTACGACACTATCAGGCGCAAACACTTTTTCGGGTGAGACATCAATTAATGAGGGAACTCTTTTGTTGTCAGGCTCTCTTTCAGACTCAACAGTTGTGGATGTTGCCAGTGGAGCGAATTATAAAGTTGGCTCTAATGACACTATCGGTGGGTTGCAAGGTGCCGGAAACGCTGATCTCAATTCAAATACTCTTACCGTCAATATTGCCGATTCTGATGGGTCGACAACCTTCTCTGGCGTGATTGCTGGTTCAGGAAGTGGATCATCACTTACTAAGGAAGGATCCGGAACATTGAAGTTATCTGGAGCAAATACTTATGAAGGTGCAACGTCGGTCAGCGCTGGCGTTTTAGAGATATCAAGCGCTAGTGCTTTGGGGGCCACTACTCGTGGTATTGCCTCCAGTGGCACGTCTATTGATCAGGGGGCTGCACTTCATATTGTTGGTGGTTCGTCTACAGACGATTTTCTGTTAGCAGAGCAATTGGCTCTTGGTTCATCATCTGGTAGTGGAGAGGCGATAATACAGTTGGTCTCCGGTAGTGCCACGATTACCAATCCATTTGAGCTAACTGGGGATTCTGCCTTAGAAGCGCTAAGCGGGGAGTTGCTTCTGAACGACACCACGAGTTTGTCTGCTGCAGCAATGGTGACTGTTGGGAGTAGTTGTGGATCGTCGTCCAGCTGTAATTTGCGAATTGGCGGTAATGCTTCTGGTGGTGGCGGAACTGTTTCTACATTCTTTGATTCGATTGCTCCAAGCCTTAGCGATGGAATTAATTTAAGGAATACTATTGGCGACATAGCATACGACCAGGCTTTAACTGTTAACAATAATGGTGCTTTTAAGCTTGCTGGGGATTCTACTATTGCTGGGGCGGTTTCTATTGACTCGGCTGACATTCAATTTTCAAGTGCTAATGCTCTTCTTTCAAGTACGAATATCTCGCTTGAAAATAATGCGAAAATCTCATCTTTAACTGATATCCCTCTCGGTACCTCTTCGGGTGGTTCGCTAGCTAGTGTGACTCTCGGCCCCGGCGATCAAACTCTCTTTGTTGCCTCTGGAAGTACTGTTTCGATAGATAATATGACATTTTCTGGGCCCGGAAACTTCGTCAAGGATGGAGAAGGGACGCTTAAGTATTTTGATTCCTCGAGTGGTGGATTAGGAGAACTTACCTACTCAGGTTCGACAAAGGTTGTGGCTGGTCGATTGACCGTAAATGCGGGCAGTGCTTCGAGAGCATCTCTTACGGCGACTTGTTCAGGCAGTGGGACCTCCAACCTTTGCTCTTCACAGATTTCTGCTTCCCCTTCTCTAGAGCTGACACCAGAGCCAGAGGAAGAGGATGAGCCAGATCCGACGCTAGAGCTAACGCCGGAATCAATACTTGATCAACCAACCTTTGGCGACCCCGGTGGATTACCACCTTTTGGCGACCCCGGTGAATTACCACCTTTTGGCGACCCCGGTGAATTACCACCTTTTGGCGACCCCGGTGAATTACCACCTTTTGACGACCCCGGTGAATTACCACCTTTTGGCGACCCCGGTGAATTACCACCTTTTGACGACCCCGGTGAATTACCACCTTTTGACGACCTCGGTGATCAGCAACCCTTTGGAGGGCCTGAAACGATTGATGCCTTCATTTCTACATTTGTAACCGAAGGCAATGTCGAAACCATTGCGGATGCGATTGCTGTTATTGAAACAACAGCGACTATGCCAATGGTTTCCCCTTCTGTTGATGTTGCTGCAGCTCCTGAAATGTCAACGTCAACGAGTACTGCAAGCATGTCGCCTAATGCGCCTGTTTCGGCCGCTTCAACCTCAGACGTGGTTTCAGTTGTTGCCGCAACGACTGAGACAGGATCAACTGACGCTTCCTCGAGTGTGAACGATACAGTTGAAACAGTCGCAGCATCGCTTGTTCCGTCCAGTCTTTCTGCAGAGGGAACATCAGTCGATCTTTCTTTGGGTGATTCGTTTCAGGTTGCTACGGTGAGCTCTGAGGGGTCTTCCACATCATCGACTGCTACCTCCTCTGTTGGTGTGGCCAGTGCAACGTCAGAGTCAACCGCTGCTAGCGCAACGGCTGATGTTTCCAATTCAGAGGCTAGCTCTGGCTCTGATACAGCAGCTGGCTCCGAAACCTCAGCTGCTGGAGAAAGTGGAGAAGCTGCAGGCGAGACATCAGACTCAGCTGCCACTGATTCCTCGGATGACTCAGCTGCCACTGATTCCTCGGAGGACACATCAACGGAGGAAGGCGGAACCGACGACAGTGCCGATGAGGCAGACGCTGATGCAGAAGCAGAAGGAGATGCTGAGGGGGAAGGAGATGCTGAAGGGGAAGGAGATGCTGAAGGGGAAGGAGATGGTGAAGGAGAAACAGAAGGAGAAGGAGACGCAGAGGCAGGATCTGACGAAGAAGGAGAAGGCTCCTCTGAAGGAGATCAGGGAGGATCAGGAGGCCAGGAGTCGGCACCATCGGCAGCTGTAAACGTAAAACGAGTTGATGCCTCACAGGCTTTGGCAGGCGTTTCTGAAGGTGATAGTGCGGCGACAGATCGAGCTGTAGGTGCATTGAACTTGCCTAAACTTTCAGGCCGCCGTACGCCATCTGCAGGGCAGATTGGTAATTACTTGCAGCAGTTGCGACAACAAATAGCAGGAGGTCAATAG
- a CDS encoding ShlB/FhaC/HecB family hemolysin secretion/activation protein, giving the protein MLLLAQLVAPPLQPGPVRLPNTAPQQRPKDDGAVFKVPPGSSADPKNTESNQDADAADPSTSDWRPEIIGETPYSNEQIQQILSGCGKASINATLNACAAQLTARLIQDGYVNSRVYSLKTPAPGALEVVLGTIAELRINSEDEALQRQIQEQLTPLIGSVLHIPTLEKELARARRRGAGTIKGGMGRLGSDPTKAMVNLTITPAEPEPLNGDIALGNNGNVGSGEWRGVATLLQKGLIERGDTALLFLELNSDGDLELGSKVASLTYTYPLGDNWSVTGSFGVSFRRFVEFQKPAYNFSFRTLQGLLQLETTLQESENFTWTAAAAFSTNRSDSFKSGRSFPLVSGGGNDGWSHSGFLKLSTNVGGFTGPLFWNTNAYFSQGIAGVTLDEHLHNLDVAGIEPGEARAVGALTDIGLSLSPTTTVNIRLAGQLAFNRLPGSMSFGLGSAVGLRGLPGSLIGGDSGYLATGEVVWTPWQKDEQRISLIPYLGIGGVHTATSVATLEDSIGVTGLIGRYQNGRWEAELGWVDTFKSNDNPGLWNDWILGHGLHTMLRYSF; this is encoded by the coding sequence GTGCTGCTCCTGGCCCAGCTTGTTGCTCCCCCACTTCAGCCGGGGCCTGTTCGCCTACCGAACACGGCTCCTCAGCAGCGGCCCAAGGACGATGGGGCAGTGTTCAAGGTTCCGCCGGGATCTTCCGCCGATCCCAAAAATACTGAAAGCAATCAGGATGCTGACGCCGCAGACCCATCAACAAGCGACTGGAGGCCGGAGATTATCGGAGAGACGCCGTACTCCAACGAACAGATTCAACAGATCCTCAGCGGCTGTGGCAAAGCCAGCATTAACGCGACGTTGAACGCCTGCGCAGCACAGCTCACAGCTCGGCTCATCCAGGACGGTTACGTCAACAGCCGCGTCTACAGCCTCAAAACTCCGGCCCCAGGTGCTCTGGAAGTGGTTCTGGGCACGATTGCTGAACTGCGGATCAACAGTGAAGACGAAGCTTTACAGCGGCAGATCCAGGAGCAACTGACCCCTCTGATTGGCAGTGTGCTTCACATCCCCACGCTGGAAAAGGAACTTGCTCGCGCCCGCCGACGAGGAGCTGGAACGATCAAGGGAGGGATGGGACGCCTGGGCAGCGACCCCACCAAAGCGATGGTGAATCTCACGATTACACCTGCCGAACCGGAACCACTCAACGGAGACATTGCCCTCGGAAACAATGGCAATGTCGGAAGCGGTGAATGGCGTGGTGTCGCCACGCTTCTCCAGAAAGGTCTGATCGAACGAGGGGACACAGCCCTGCTGTTTCTGGAGTTGAACAGCGATGGTGATCTGGAGTTAGGTAGCAAGGTTGCCTCTCTCACCTACACCTACCCTCTCGGGGACAACTGGTCGGTCACAGGGTCCTTCGGCGTCAGCTTCCGCCGCTTTGTGGAATTTCAGAAGCCGGCTTACAACTTCAGTTTCCGCACACTGCAAGGGCTGCTGCAATTGGAGACAACTCTGCAGGAGTCTGAAAATTTCACATGGACCGCTGCAGCAGCATTCAGCACCAATCGCAGTGACAGCTTCAAATCAGGGCGCAGTTTCCCGCTTGTCAGCGGCGGTGGAAACGATGGCTGGTCTCACAGTGGTTTTCTCAAACTCAGCACCAACGTTGGTGGATTCACCGGACCGCTGTTCTGGAACACCAATGCTTATTTCAGCCAGGGCATTGCCGGAGTGACCCTTGATGAACACCTCCACAACTTGGATGTTGCAGGAATTGAACCAGGCGAGGCTCGTGCTGTCGGAGCGCTGACTGACATCGGTTTAAGCCTGTCTCCAACGACCACCGTCAACATCAGATTGGCTGGTCAGCTTGCCTTCAATCGCCTGCCAGGAAGCATGAGCTTCGGTCTCGGCAGTGCTGTAGGCCTACGGGGACTTCCAGGAAGTCTGATCGGAGGAGATAGTGGATATCTGGCGACTGGGGAAGTTGTTTGGACCCCGTGGCAGAAGGATGAACAAAGGATTTCTCTCATTCCCTACCTGGGTATCGGTGGTGTTCACACCGCTACGAGTGTTGCAACTCTGGAAGACAGCATCGGGGTGACCGGGCTGATCGGCCGCTATCAAAACGGCCGATGGGAAGCGGAACTCGGCTGGGTCGACACGTTTAAGTCAAACGACAACCCGGGGCTGTGGAACGACTGGATCCTCGGCCACGGGCTGCACACCATGCTCCGTTACAGCTTCTGA
- the ndk gene encoding nucleoside-diphosphate kinase yields MAAERTFIAIKPDGVQRGLVGEILGRFERKGFKLVGLKQLTPSRELAEQHYGVHKERPFFAGLVDFITSGPVVAMVWEGDGVIASARKLIGATKPLEAEPGTIRGDLAVNIGRNVIHGSDAPETAEFEIGLWFGATELNDWTPSDQSWRVEG; encoded by the coding sequence ATGGCCGCCGAACGTACCTTCATCGCCATTAAGCCCGACGGCGTCCAGCGCGGGCTGGTGGGTGAAATTCTCGGCCGCTTCGAGCGCAAGGGTTTCAAGCTTGTTGGTCTGAAGCAGCTCACCCCCAGCCGCGAGCTGGCTGAGCAGCATTACGGCGTCCACAAGGAGCGCCCCTTCTTCGCTGGCTTGGTTGACTTCATCACCTCCGGCCCGGTGGTGGCGATGGTTTGGGAAGGCGATGGGGTAATCGCCAGTGCCCGCAAGCTGATCGGGGCCACCAAGCCTCTTGAAGCTGAGCCCGGCACCATCCGCGGCGATTTGGCGGTCAACATCGGCCGTAATGTGATCCATGGATCGGATGCGCCGGAAACAGCTGAATTTGAAATTGGTCTCTGGTTTGGTGCGACCGAACTCAATGACTGGACACCGTCTGACCAGAGCTGGCGCGTCGAGGGTTGA
- the speA gene encoding biosynthetic arginine decarboxylase codes for MVLTAAERPWSVAQSAALYGLERWGDPYFSINAKGHVVVQPRGDRGGSLDLVELLQGLAARDLQTPLLIRFDDILEDRLDRLHAAFERAIAHYAYDGVYQGVFPIKCNQQRHVVEHLVDRGSRWNFGLEAGSKAELLIALSLTSNPEALLICNGYKDRRYIETAILARQLGHQPVVVIEQADEVERIIQASKALGASPFLGIRAKLSSRSTGRWGSSVGERAKFGLDLTEMLQTVRALEAAGLLQDLRLLHFHIGSQINDIAVLKDALQEAGQIYVELTRLGAPMGYLDVGGGLGIDYDGSRTASAASTNYSLQNYANDVVATVRECCEAHQVQVPTLVSESGRAIASHFSVLVFDILGCSQTPTEEPSAAVDEPLTVRNLRETLHRIREVKGESDPEMQLLQESWNDAVKFRDDALSAFRLGYIRLEQRAMAEQLTWCCAREINRRLPTKAPIHEDLRGLQRALACTYYANLSVFRSAPDTWAIDQLFPLMPVHRLDEQPTELGHFADLTCDSDGKLANFIDAGQSKSLLELHPLKDGEQYWIGLFLGGAYQEVMGNLHNLFGSTSAVHVRLNPRGNGYLLDHVLKGDTNADVLEEMQHDPELMLERLRQSSEAAIQGGTLQIEDARLLISHLRASLDQTTYLQG; via the coding sequence ATGGTCTTGACGGCGGCTGAACGGCCCTGGTCTGTGGCCCAGAGCGCGGCGTTGTACGGCCTGGAGCGCTGGGGCGATCCCTACTTCTCGATCAACGCCAAAGGACATGTCGTGGTGCAACCACGGGGGGATCGTGGTGGATCGCTTGATCTTGTGGAGTTACTGCAAGGGCTCGCAGCACGCGATCTGCAAACGCCACTCCTGATCCGATTCGACGACATCCTTGAAGATCGGCTGGATCGGCTGCATGCGGCGTTCGAACGGGCCATTGCCCATTACGCCTACGACGGTGTCTATCAGGGTGTGTTTCCAATCAAATGCAACCAGCAACGCCATGTGGTGGAACATCTGGTGGATCGAGGCAGCCGCTGGAATTTCGGCCTTGAGGCAGGAAGCAAAGCGGAACTTCTGATCGCGCTGTCGCTCACCTCCAATCCCGAAGCTCTGCTGATCTGCAACGGCTACAAGGATCGTCGATACATCGAAACCGCCATCCTGGCCAGACAACTCGGCCATCAACCGGTGGTGGTGATCGAGCAGGCCGATGAGGTGGAACGGATCATCCAGGCCAGCAAGGCTCTTGGAGCCTCACCTTTTCTTGGCATTCGAGCCAAGTTGTCCAGCCGCAGTACAGGTCGCTGGGGCAGCTCTGTAGGAGAGCGAGCCAAGTTTGGTCTTGATCTCACCGAAATGCTGCAGACCGTCCGTGCCCTGGAGGCCGCCGGGTTGCTGCAGGACCTTCGCCTGCTCCACTTCCACATCGGCAGCCAGATCAACGACATCGCTGTTTTGAAAGATGCTTTGCAAGAAGCCGGTCAGATCTATGTAGAGCTGACACGTCTCGGAGCCCCGATGGGGTACCTCGATGTAGGAGGAGGTCTGGGCATCGACTACGACGGCAGTCGCACCGCCTCGGCGGCATCCACCAATTACTCGCTTCAGAACTACGCCAACGACGTGGTGGCCACCGTGCGGGAATGCTGCGAAGCCCATCAGGTGCAGGTTCCAACCCTGGTCAGTGAAAGCGGTCGGGCCATTGCCAGCCACTTTTCAGTGCTGGTGTTCGACATTCTTGGCTGCAGCCAAACCCCGACCGAAGAACCTTCAGCGGCGGTCGATGAACCCCTCACCGTTCGCAACCTGAGGGAGACCCTTCACAGGATTCGTGAGGTCAAGGGGGAGTCCGATCCCGAGATGCAACTGCTGCAGGAAAGCTGGAATGACGCCGTGAAATTCCGCGATGACGCCCTGTCGGCGTTCCGTCTCGGCTACATCCGCCTGGAGCAGCGCGCCATGGCCGAGCAACTCACCTGGTGCTGTGCCCGAGAGATCAACCGCAGGCTGCCAACCAAGGCCCCGATCCACGAGGATCTTCGCGGCCTGCAACGGGCGCTGGCCTGCACGTATTACGCAAATTTGTCCGTTTTCAGGTCAGCACCGGACACCTGGGCCATCGATCAGCTCTTCCCTCTCATGCCGGTTCATCGTCTCGATGAACAGCCAACGGAGCTTGGTCACTTCGCCGATCTCACCTGCGATTCCGACGGCAAACTCGCCAACTTCATCGACGCCGGCCAGAGCAAAAGCCTTTTGGAACTGCACCCTCTCAAAGATGGAGAGCAGTACTGGATCGGACTCTTCCTCGGGGGTGCCTACCAAGAGGTCATGGGCAATCTCCACAATCTGTTTGGCAGCACCAGTGCCGTTCATGTTCGATTAAACCCCCGGGGCAATGGCTACCTGCTGGACCACGTCCTCAAAGGGGACACCAACGCTGATGTTCTTGAGGAGATGCAGCATGACCCGGAGCTGATGCTTGAGCGGCTCCGACAGTCCTCTGAAGCTGCAATCCAGGGAGGAACATTGCAAATCGAAGACGCCAGGCTGCTGATCAGCCATCTCAGAGCCAGTCTGGATCAAACGACCTATCTCCAGGGATGA